A part of Quatrionicoccus australiensis genomic DNA contains:
- a CDS encoding DUF1631 family protein has translation MGDLTTTIATPQASGDAFHVLRDCRALYLTLLEQALLEVDNLPPNAVKAFLQAVGTYYDEMTATRRRNGFEVAKGLTSSRITLVDESDLELEIRLGDFSAHLMESTGGDLWRVYLRFMTLLNRPDLSTADNPVGPRGISQGIVELCARMGEDQEKTLARVDRLENGFTRSLTGLYAALNDFLAERHVAPAQPAIVTSPEATTPTPGSLAGSAPTPATNLQSRLLGPATATPEKLAPAAFEALFARLDDLARSGKLTLPPVHSSTATSPSLEMLIPGLFDTADSASAQPASLSSSELGIPGGTTAAASIDSIALIFRAILEMPELPEAIKTILFSLQIPLLKLALLDSRFFTAKAHPGHLLVDRIARAALGLPSDTPSGNPLCASIDNIAAGIRNKSASDIKVFEKAIGELNTLITERDSQVSRSAAAYFPLLHQVDRRKHAQQRCRDVIEQQLSPNVPAVIATFLRTHWQKVLLVSWMENGEQSTLWQDNTALVKDLLWSIEPKTEIDDRKHLAKMLPAVVRRLNAGMARIGLDEASQSSFLDACFALQTTAMRGATAPEAASPTTYAIAAAKSLAISELSTDKLLLKIYDLGTDATLPGHSTALPPPVGTWLRLTEIDEQPLCGLLCQISPDSGLLLIANPDWDFALAMHPDVLEQKLKAGTAHNCMHDSLFDKAAEQALHSPAAL, from the coding sequence ATGGGTGACCTGACCACGACAATTGCCACGCCCCAGGCATCGGGTGATGCCTTTCATGTCCTGCGCGACTGTCGTGCGCTGTATCTGACGCTGCTCGAACAAGCGCTGCTCGAGGTCGACAACCTGCCGCCCAACGCCGTCAAGGCCTTTCTGCAGGCGGTCGGCACCTATTACGACGAGATGACGGCAACGCGCCGGCGCAACGGTTTCGAGGTCGCCAAAGGTCTGACCTCGTCACGCATCACCCTGGTGGATGAAAGTGATCTCGAACTGGAAATCCGCCTGGGCGATTTTTCCGCCCATCTGATGGAAAGTACGGGCGGCGACCTGTGGCGGGTCTATCTGCGCTTCATGACCCTGCTCAATCGGCCGGATCTGAGTACGGCCGACAACCCGGTCGGACCACGCGGCATTTCCCAGGGCATTGTCGAACTGTGTGCGCGCATGGGCGAAGATCAGGAAAAGACCCTGGCCCGTGTCGACCGGCTGGAAAATGGCTTTACCCGGTCGTTGACCGGTCTGTATGCCGCGCTCAACGATTTTCTCGCTGAACGCCACGTCGCGCCGGCGCAGCCCGCCATTGTGACCAGCCCGGAAGCCACTACCCCGACGCCAGGCAGCCTGGCCGGCAGCGCCCCGACTCCGGCCACCAACCTGCAAAGCCGCCTGCTCGGCCCGGCCACGGCGACACCGGAGAAACTCGCACCGGCGGCATTTGAAGCATTATTTGCCCGCCTCGATGACCTGGCCCGTTCGGGAAAACTGACCCTGCCACCGGTACATTCATCAACCGCGACCAGCCCGTCGCTGGAAATGCTCATTCCCGGCCTGTTTGACACGGCCGACAGTGCATCGGCCCAGCCGGCTTCGCTCAGCTCAAGTGAGCTGGGCATTCCGGGCGGCACGACCGCTGCCGCCAGCATCGACAGCATTGCGCTGATTTTCCGGGCCATTCTCGAGATGCCGGAACTACCGGAGGCGATCAAGACCATCCTGTTCAGCCTGCAGATTCCGCTCCTCAAACTGGCGCTGCTTGACAGCCGGTTTTTCACGGCCAAAGCGCATCCCGGCCATCTGCTGGTTGACCGGATCGCCCGTGCCGCCCTTGGCCTGCCCTCCGACACCCCCTCGGGAAACCCGCTCTGTGCGAGCATCGACAATATCGCGGCGGGAATACGCAACAAGTCCGCCAGTGACATCAAGGTTTTCGAAAAGGCGATTGGCGAGCTGAACACGCTGATTACCGAGCGCGACAGTCAGGTCAGCCGTTCGGCCGCCGCGTATTTCCCCCTGCTGCACCAGGTCGACCGGCGCAAGCATGCCCAGCAACGTTGCCGCGACGTCATCGAGCAGCAACTCTCGCCGAACGTGCCGGCCGTGATCGCGACATTTTTGCGTACGCACTGGCAAAAAGTGCTGCTGGTCAGCTGGATGGAAAATGGCGAGCAAAGCACGCTGTGGCAGGACAACACCGCCCTGGTCAAGGATCTGCTGTGGAGCATCGAGCCCAAGACCGAGATCGACGACCGCAAACACCTTGCCAAGATGCTGCCCGCGGTCGTCCGGCGCCTGAATGCCGGCATGGCCCGTATCGGTCTGGATGAAGCCAGCCAGAGCAGCTTCCTTGATGCCTGTTTCGCACTGCAGACAACCGCCATGCGTGGCGCCACGGCGCCCGAGGCTGCCAGCCCGACTACCTACGCCATCGCCGCGGCGAAGAGCCTGGCGATCAGCGAATTGAGCACCGACAAGCTGTTGCTGAAAATATACGATCTGGGCACCGATGCAACGCTGCCCGGCCACAGCACGGCATTGCCCCCACCGGTCGGTACCTGGCTGCGCCTGACGGAGATCGACGAACAACCGCTCTGCGGTCTGCTCTGCCAGATCAGCCCGGACAGCGGCCTGCTGCTGATCGCCAATCCGGACTGGGATTTTGCCCTGGCCATGCACCCTGATGTGCTTGAGCAAAAGCTCAAGGCAGGCACGGCCCACAACTGCATGCATGATTCGCTGTTCGACAAGGCTGCCGAACAGGCACTGCATTCGCCGGCCGCTCTTTGA
- the ttcA gene encoding tRNA 2-thiocytidine(32) synthetase TtcA, with product MTQSNTLLKLRKYLESRTGKAIGDYNMIEDGDTILVCVSGGKDSYTLLAMLMAMQQRAPIKFRLIAMNLDQKQPGFPADILPRYFESLGIEHRIVEADTYSIVKDKIPEGKTTCSLCSRLRRGIIYKTAKELGANKIALGHHRDDMVHTLFLNLLFGGKMKAMPPKLVTDDHAHVVIRPLAYCSENDIAKFARGMEFPIIPCNLCGSQENLQRQKIREMMQDWDKRFPGRTESVMTALQNVVPSHLADNNLFDFRGLTLDTAVEEGDIVFDSPEMPISGSIPIQIGA from the coding sequence ATGACCCAATCGAACACCCTGCTCAAACTGCGCAAATACCTGGAAAGCCGGACCGGCAAGGCTATCGGCGACTACAACATGATCGAGGACGGCGACACCATCCTGGTCTGCGTCTCCGGCGGCAAGGATTCCTATACCCTGCTCGCCATGCTGATGGCCATGCAGCAGCGCGCTCCCATCAAATTCCGGCTGATCGCGATGAATCTCGATCAGAAACAGCCAGGCTTTCCCGCCGACATCCTGCCGCGCTATTTCGAATCGCTCGGCATCGAGCACCGCATCGTCGAGGCTGACACCTACTCGATCGTCAAGGACAAGATCCCGGAAGGCAAGACGACCTGCTCGCTGTGCTCGCGCCTGCGCCGCGGCATCATCTACAAGACCGCCAAGGAGCTCGGCGCCAACAAGATCGCCCTCGGTCACCACCGCGACGACATGGTGCACACGCTGTTCCTCAACCTGCTCTTTGGCGGCAAGATGAAGGCAATGCCGCCCAAGCTGGTAACCGACGACCACGCCCACGTCGTCATCCGGCCGCTCGCCTATTGTTCCGAGAACGACATTGCCAAGTTCGCGCGCGGCATGGAGTTTCCTATCATCCCGTGCAATCTGTGCGGTTCGCAGGAAAACCTGCAGCGCCAGAAAATCCGCGAGATGATGCAGGACTGGGACAAGCGCTTCCCGGGCCGTACCGAATCGGTGATGACAGCACTGCAGAACGTTGTGCCCTCGCATCTCGCCGACAACAATCTGTTCGACTTCCGGGGGCTGACCCTGGACACGGCAGTGGAGGAGGGTGATATCGTCTTCGACAGCCCGGAAATGCCGATCAGCGGCAGCATTCCTATCCAGATTGGCGCATAG
- a CDS encoding YjfB family protein translates to MDVSSVGTLSSALSQAQTGDAVSTLVLKKAMDIQAQNAMQLLQAVPQMPNNPPNLGNSIDVKA, encoded by the coding sequence ATGGATGTCTCCTCCGTAGGAACCCTGAGTAGTGCGCTGTCGCAAGCCCAGACGGGTGATGCTGTCAGCACGCTGGTGCTCAAGAAGGCAATGGATATTCAGGCGCAAAACGCCATGCAATTGCTGCAGGCGGTGCCGCAGATGCCGAACAACCCGCCTAACCTGGGCAACAGCATCGACGTCAAGGCGTGA
- a CDS encoding alpha/beta hydrolase, which translates to MIEGLEVFSCLPAKKTNRPPVLFVHGAFAGGWMWTETFMPFLAKAGYPCYALSLRGHGGSNGIDQIDWHSINDFVADVNTVVNWLGTPPVLVGHSMGGFVVQKYLEHHQVPGAALVCSVPPQGLIAAQFHLMFQKPQLFMDINSIMSGNYPDTEILKEALFAGEIDPTMLAAWLDRMQPESHRALWDMSMFNLPNLHAMHRPPMLILGAELDVLVPAFLVQATAHTYGLPVHIFRNMGHAVTHEKEWPLVAAMLRDWLNDITP; encoded by the coding sequence ATGATTGAAGGGCTGGAAGTTTTCTCCTGCCTGCCCGCAAAAAAAACGAATCGCCCGCCCGTACTCTTCGTTCATGGCGCCTTTGCCGGCGGCTGGATGTGGACCGAAACCTTCATGCCTTTCCTCGCCAAGGCCGGCTATCCCTGCTACGCGCTGTCGCTGCGTGGCCATGGCGGCAGCAACGGGATCGACCAGATCGACTGGCACTCGATCAACGACTTCGTCGCCGACGTCAATACCGTGGTCAATTGGCTGGGCACGCCGCCGGTTCTGGTCGGTCATTCGATGGGCGGCTTCGTCGTCCAGAAGTATCTCGAACACCATCAGGTACCTGGCGCAGCGCTGGTCTGTTCGGTGCCGCCGCAAGGCCTGATCGCCGCCCAGTTCCACCTGATGTTCCAGAAGCCGCAGCTGTTCATGGACATCAACAGCATCATGAGCGGCAATTACCCGGATACGGAAATTCTCAAGGAAGCGCTGTTTGCCGGCGAAATCGACCCGACCATGCTGGCTGCCTGGCTGGATCGCATGCAACCCGAGTCGCACCGGGCGCTGTGGGACATGTCGATGTTCAACCTGCCCAACCTGCACGCCATGCATCGCCCGCCGATGCTGATCCTGGGCGCCGAACTCGACGTGCTGGTGCCGGCCTTCCTGGTACAGGCAACGGCGCACACCTATGGCTTACCGGTGCATATTTTCCGCAATATGGGTCACGCCGTGACCCACGAAAAAGAATGGCCGCTGGTTGCGGCCATGTTGCGCGACTGGCTGAACGACATCACGCCTTGA
- a CDS encoding DUF2905 domain-containing protein, which translates to MLKWILTLVVAIFLLGIITPHLARFIRFGQLPGDFSFRWRGRRYMFPLATTIIFSALLWLIAKVI; encoded by the coding sequence ATGTTGAAGTGGATACTGACGCTGGTCGTCGCGATTTTTTTGCTCGGGATCATCACTCCCCATCTCGCGCGTTTCATCCGGTTCGGTCAGTTGCCCGGCGACTTCAGCTTCCGGTGGCGCGGTCGTCGCTACATGTTTCCACTGGCCACGACGATAATTTTTTCGGCTTTGCTCTGGTTAATTGCGAAAGTCATTTAG
- a CDS encoding adenylate/guanylate cyclase domain-containing protein, whose product MSIQQRKLIVMFADVSGSARLFERLGDTEAMHAVERCLKRMNRSIESCRGRIVQVVGDEVLAAFESAEDACQASIDMQQRIADLPPVSGLKLTIRIGLHAGLVNETDGELSGEVITTAARVVGLARRDQILGSTALITELGPIGALNTRPMPSLGTIQENGEQLDIFQIDWSANVVPGQFSSLSVMPVDRLCVRYHGQAHLLDDKVRVLTLGRDPGSKLYISDRKASRAHARIEKRNNGYYLVDTSTNGTFVNFAGQQEVLVRQHEILMQGSGIICFGASIKDPKADQATFEHL is encoded by the coding sequence ATGAGCATTCAGCAACGCAAATTGATTGTCATGTTTGCCGACGTATCGGGCAGCGCTCGCCTGTTTGAACGTCTGGGTGACACGGAAGCCATGCACGCCGTGGAACGTTGCCTCAAGCGTATGAACCGCTCGATCGAAAGCTGCCGCGGCCGCATCGTCCAGGTGGTCGGCGATGAAGTACTGGCTGCCTTCGAATCGGCAGAGGATGCCTGCCAGGCCTCGATCGACATGCAACAGCGCATTGCCGATCTGCCACCGGTTTCCGGCCTGAAGCTGACTATCCGCATCGGTCTGCACGCCGGGCTGGTCAATGAAACTGATGGCGAATTGAGTGGCGAGGTAATCACCACCGCGGCTCGCGTGGTCGGCCTGGCGCGACGTGACCAGATCCTTGGCAGTACCGCACTGATTACCGAACTCGGCCCGATCGGTGCACTCAACACCCGCCCGATGCCGAGTCTGGGCACCATTCAGGAGAATGGCGAGCAACTCGACATTTTTCAGATCGATTGGTCCGCAAACGTGGTGCCCGGCCAGTTCAGTTCGCTCAGCGTCATGCCGGTCGACCGTCTCTGCGTCCGCTATCATGGCCAAGCCCATCTGCTCGATGACAAGGTGCGGGTTCTTACCTTGGGGCGCGATCCCGGCAGCAAGCTGTACATCTCGGATCGCAAGGCCTCGCGGGCGCACGCCCGCATCGAAAAACGCAACAATGGTTACTATCTGGTCGATACCAGTACCAACGGTACCTTTGTCAATTTTGCCGGCCAGCAGGAAGTGCTGGTTCGCCAGCACGAGATCCTGATGCAGGGCAGCGGCATTATCTGCTTTGGCGCCTCGATCAAGGACCCCAAGGCGGACCAGGCAACTTTCGAACACCTGTAA
- a CDS encoding lytic transglycosylase domain-containing protein produces MKFHVLVLSLAVSLPLVAQESNDFAFLAARDAFRSGDRNKLERAGSQLGNHELAAYVENYRLRMWMDQGDAVGMRAFLERNDKTYVAEKLRADWIRWLGKRANWNDVDSEYPRLIAPEPDVTCYSQQARLARNDRSVFDEVEKLWLTQIEPPEPCRPVLDALVSSQRMNSDDVWARARRQLEANRPVWTKTTLNYLPDSQLPDSKALDAAIANPMGYLVRQPGNWYASRGGRELAIFAIQRIATNDPHVAADELDKLKSRLQDGEKQWAWGQIGLQAAKKHMPEAVAWYENAGKIALSDDAYQWKVRAALRAREWGIVHNTILAMPAALAAQPEWIYWLGRAQKAGGRTTDANALFEKIAGQASFYGNLADEELGRAITPPPKAKAPTAEEQKAARDNPAIRRAMAFFRLDMRTEAVREWNWSLRGMEDRELLAAADLARRNQIWDRAINTADRTKNEHDYTLRFLAPYGEQVRPAAQNQSLDDAWVYGLMRQESRFITSAKSSVGASGLMQLMPATAKWVAKKIGLRDFSQSQVHDAQTNVLLGTSYMRLVMENLDNHPVLASAAYNAGPGRAKKWRADQALEGAIYAESIPFSETRDYVKKVMSNAVYYSILFNGKPDSLKARLGIVGPRSNDTPKNADLP; encoded by the coding sequence ATGAAGTTTCACGTACTCGTATTAAGTCTAGCGGTTTCACTCCCGCTTGTAGCACAGGAAAGCAACGACTTTGCCTTTCTCGCCGCCCGTGACGCCTTCCGCAGCGGCGACCGCAACAAGCTGGAGCGGGCCGGCAGCCAGCTCGGCAACCATGAACTGGCCGCCTACGTCGAAAACTACCGGCTGCGCATGTGGATGGACCAGGGCGACGCCGTCGGCATGCGCGCCTTCCTTGAGCGCAACGACAAGACTTATGTCGCCGAAAAACTGCGCGCCGACTGGATCCGCTGGCTGGGCAAACGCGCCAACTGGAACGACGTGGATAGCGAATACCCCCGGCTGATCGCCCCCGAGCCGGATGTCACCTGCTACAGCCAGCAGGCCCGCCTCGCCCGCAACGACCGGAGCGTCTTCGACGAAGTAGAAAAACTCTGGCTGACCCAGATCGAACCCCCCGAGCCCTGCCGGCCAGTGCTCGATGCGCTGGTCTCGAGCCAGCGCATGAACAGCGACGATGTCTGGGCGCGCGCCCGCCGCCAGCTGGAAGCAAACCGGCCAGTCTGGACCAAGACCACCCTGAACTACCTGCCGGACAGCCAGTTGCCCGACAGCAAGGCGCTGGATGCCGCCATTGCCAATCCGATGGGCTATCTCGTCCGCCAGCCGGGCAACTGGTATGCCAGCCGGGGCGGACGCGAACTGGCCATTTTTGCCATTCAGCGTATCGCCACCAACGATCCGCACGTCGCCGCCGACGAACTCGACAAGCTGAAGAGCCGCCTGCAGGATGGTGAAAAGCAGTGGGCCTGGGGCCAGATCGGCTTGCAAGCGGCCAAGAAGCACATGCCGGAAGCGGTCGCATGGTACGAGAATGCCGGCAAGATCGCCCTGTCCGACGACGCCTACCAGTGGAAGGTGCGCGCCGCCTTGCGCGCCAGGGAATGGGGCATCGTCCACAACACCATACTCGCCATGCCGGCCGCGCTCGCGGCCCAGCCCGAATGGATCTACTGGCTGGGCCGCGCCCAAAAGGCGGGCGGCCGCACCACCGATGCCAATGCCCTGTTCGAGAAAATCGCCGGCCAGGCCAGTTTCTACGGCAATCTGGCCGACGAGGAACTCGGCCGCGCCATCACGCCGCCGCCCAAGGCCAAGGCACCGACGGCAGAAGAACAGAAGGCTGCCCGCGACAACCCGGCAATCCGTCGCGCCATGGCTTTTTTCCGGCTCGACATGCGCACCGAGGCCGTCCGCGAATGGAACTGGTCACTGCGCGGCATGGAAGACCGCGAACTGCTCGCCGCCGCCGACCTCGCCCGGCGCAACCAGATCTGGGACCGCGCCATCAACACCGCCGACCGGACCAAAAACGAACACGATTACACGCTGCGCTTTCTCGCCCCCTACGGCGAGCAGGTCCGCCCGGCCGCCCAGAACCAGTCGCTCGACGACGCCTGGGTCTATGGCCTGATGCGCCAGGAAAGCCGCTTCATCACCAGTGCCAAGTCGAGCGTCGGTGCATCCGGCCTGATGCAGCTGATGCCGGCCACCGCCAAATGGGTCGCCAAGAAGATCGGCCTGCGCGACTTCAGCCAGAGCCAGGTGCACGATGCCCAGACCAACGTCCTGCTCGGTACCAGCTACATGCGCCTGGTCATGGAAAATCTCGACAACCATCCGGTGCTCGCCTCGGCCGCCTATAACGCCGGTCCCGGCCGGGCCAAGAAATGGCGTGCCGATCAGGCGCTGGAAGGTGCGATTTACGCCGAGTCGATTCCCTTCAGCGAAACCCGTGACTACGTCAAGAAGGTCATGAGCAATGCCGTCTATTACTCGATATTGTTCAACGGCAAGCCGGACTCACTGAAGGCCAGGCTGGGCATCGTCGGTCCGCGCAGCAACGACACCCCCAAAAATGCCGATTTGCCCTAA
- a CDS encoding complex I NDUFA9 subunit family protein, which translates to MDIKKVLLLGGSGFLGTYIANRLSQRGIEVTIPTRRRERTKALIIQPNIDMPEVNIHCEKTLASLMQGKDAVINLVGILHSRDVQFPYSKDFGNAHVELPKKIIAACKASGVRRLVHMSALKADPKAPSEYLASKGDGEAVVLGAKNDLDVTVFRPSVIFGLGDSFLSTFASVLKKAPIFPLGFGHARFQPVWAADVADAFVDSLGNEATFGQAYDLVGPKVYTLRELVDYTAELTRSTARIIALSESWAYLQAGLMWLAPQPLLSPDNLRSMQVDSVCDSSCNPPADWKPTALEAIAPTYIAQNTPKGKLDSFRFRAGR; encoded by the coding sequence ATGGACATCAAAAAGGTCTTGCTGCTGGGGGGTAGCGGTTTTCTCGGCACCTACATTGCCAATCGCCTCTCGCAACGCGGCATCGAAGTCACCATTCCGACCCGCCGTCGCGAACGGACCAAGGCGCTGATCATTCAGCCCAATATCGACATGCCGGAAGTCAATATCCACTGCGAAAAAACCCTGGCATCCCTGATGCAGGGCAAGGATGCGGTGATCAACCTGGTCGGCATCCTGCATAGCCGCGATGTCCAGTTCCCGTACAGCAAGGATTTCGGTAATGCGCACGTCGAACTGCCGAAGAAGATCATTGCCGCCTGCAAGGCAAGCGGCGTGCGTCGTCTGGTACATATGAGCGCACTCAAGGCCGATCCGAAGGCTCCGTCGGAATATCTCGCCTCGAAGGGCGACGGCGAAGCCGTCGTGCTCGGCGCAAAGAATGATCTGGACGTCACCGTGTTCCGGCCGTCGGTGATTTTCGGCCTGGGCGACTCTTTCCTGTCCACCTTTGCCAGCGTCCTGAAAAAGGCGCCGATCTTCCCGCTCGGTTTCGGACATGCCCGCTTCCAGCCGGTCTGGGCTGCCGATGTGGCCGATGCCTTCGTCGACAGTCTGGGCAACGAAGCCACCTTTGGTCAGGCCTACGATCTGGTCGGCCCCAAGGTTTATACCCTGCGCGAACTGGTCGACTACACCGCCGAACTGACCCGCAGCACGGCAAGAATCATCGCCTTGTCCGAGAGCTGGGCCTACCTGCAGGCCGGCCTGATGTGGCTGGCCCCGCAGCCGCTGCTTTCGCCGGACAACCTGCGCTCGATGCAGGTCGACAGCGTTTGCGACAGCAGTTGCAATCCGCCGGCCGACTGGAAGCCGACGGCACTCGAAGCCATTGCACCGACCTACATCGCGCAGAACACGCCGAAGGGCAAGCTCGACAGCTTCCGCTTCCGCGCCGGGCGTTAA
- a CDS encoding class I SAM-dependent methyltransferase codes for MDLPLPSSDAQAHSEKLTRAIQQQIAAAGGWLSFAGFMEALLYAPGLGYYTAGAHKFGAAGDFITAPGMTGLFGQALARQVAQIMAQSAPVVLEVGAGTGRLAADLLLELECLEALPASYCILDLSADLRQRQQATLAAEAPHLLERVRWLDALPEDFSGVVVANELLDAMPADLVAWRENGIFARGVALAANGEFVWEERPATGELLAAAREIGEQCQLPPGFESEISLACRAWAAEWGHRLQRGALLLIDYGFPRREFYHQQRARGTLMCHYRHFAHPDPFYLPGLQDVTVHVDFTAIIAAAHGNGLELLGYTSQGQFLLNCGILDRLAALPAATPDYIRAASAVNKLLMPHEMGELFKVIAIGRGLDEHSPEPLCGFVSGDQSRRL; via the coding sequence ATGGACCTGCCTCTCCCGTCTTCCGACGCACAAGCACACAGCGAAAAACTGACCCGCGCGATCCAGCAGCAGATCGCTGCTGCCGGCGGCTGGCTGTCCTTCGCCGGCTTCATGGAAGCACTGCTTTATGCGCCGGGCCTTGGCTATTACACGGCAGGTGCGCACAAATTCGGCGCGGCCGGGGATTTCATCACGGCGCCCGGCATGACCGGCTTGTTCGGGCAGGCCCTGGCCCGCCAGGTTGCCCAGATCATGGCGCAATCGGCGCCTGTCGTTCTTGAGGTCGGGGCCGGCACCGGTCGCCTGGCTGCCGATCTGCTGCTTGAACTGGAGTGTCTGGAAGCCTTGCCGGCCAGTTATTGCATTCTCGACCTGTCGGCGGACCTGCGTCAGCGCCAGCAGGCGACCCTGGCGGCCGAGGCGCCACATCTGCTGGAACGTGTGCGCTGGCTCGATGCCCTGCCGGAAGATTTTTCCGGGGTGGTGGTTGCCAATGAGTTGCTTGATGCCATGCCGGCCGATCTCGTGGCCTGGCGCGAAAACGGCATTTTTGCGCGTGGCGTGGCTCTGGCGGCCAATGGTGAGTTCGTCTGGGAAGAACGACCGGCAACCGGTGAATTGCTTGCCGCCGCCCGCGAGATTGGCGAACAGTGCCAGTTGCCGCCCGGATTCGAGAGTGAAATCAGTCTCGCCTGTCGGGCCTGGGCGGCGGAATGGGGGCATCGCCTGCAACGCGGCGCCCTGCTGCTGATCGACTATGGCTTTCCGCGCCGCGAGTTCTATCACCAGCAACGGGCGCGCGGCACGCTGATGTGTCACTACCGCCATTTTGCGCACCCGGATCCGTTCTACTTGCCGGGGCTGCAGGACGTAACGGTACACGTCGATTTCACGGCCATTATTGCCGCGGCGCATGGCAACGGACTGGAGCTGCTCGGTTACACCAGCCAGGGACAGTTTCTGCTCAATTGCGGCATTCTCGATCGTCTGGCGGCCCTGCCCGCCGCCACGCCGGACTACATTCGCGCCGCGAGTGCGGTGAACAAGTTGCTGATGCCGCATGAGATGGGTGAACTGTTCAAGGTCATCGCGATCGGGCGTGGTCTGGACGAGCATTCGCCGGAACCACTCTGCGGCTTTGTCAGCGGTGACCAGAGCCGGCGTTTGTAG
- a CDS encoding multifunctional CCA addition/repair protein has protein sequence MQIYIVGGAVRDELLGRTNADRDYVVVGASPEIMLARGFRPVGKDFPVFLHPQTQDEYALARTERKSGHGYHGFSFHAAPDVTLEQDLARRDLTINAMAKGDDGTLVDPFGGQRDLQGKILRHVGPAFAEDPVRILRIARFAARFHEFSVAPETLSLMRSMVSSGEVDHLVAERVWQELAKGLMEDHPARMFMVLRDCGALARLLPELDALFGVPQRADYHPEIDTGIHTMMVLEQAARHRFPLPVRFAGLTHDLGKATTPADILPRHIGHEARSVDLSEQLCARLKVPNDCRDLALLMARHHGNIHRAAELKPATMVSLLEKTDALRRPERFRQLLDTCLCDFTGRLGWEDRPYDSPARLLSALTAVNRVEAGKIAAACADKSSIPERIQQARIAAVKEQLNDFRN, from the coding sequence GTGCAGATCTACATCGTCGGCGGCGCTGTCCGCGACGAATTGCTCGGCCGGACCAATGCCGACCGCGACTATGTCGTGGTCGGCGCTTCACCGGAAATCATGCTGGCGCGCGGCTTTCGGCCGGTCGGCAAGGACTTCCCGGTGTTTCTGCATCCGCAGACCCAGGACGAATATGCGCTGGCCCGTACCGAAAGGAAAAGCGGGCACGGCTACCATGGCTTCAGCTTTCACGCGGCGCCGGATGTCACGCTGGAACAAGACCTCGCCCGCCGCGACCTGACCATCAATGCGATGGCGAAGGGCGACGACGGCACGCTGGTTGATCCGTTTGGCGGTCAACGGGATCTGCAGGGCAAAATCCTCCGCCACGTCGGCCCGGCTTTTGCCGAAGACCCGGTCCGCATCCTGCGCATTGCCCGCTTTGCCGCACGTTTTCACGAGTTTTCGGTCGCCCCGGAAACCCTGAGCCTGATGCGCAGCATGGTAAGCAGCGGCGAAGTCGATCACCTGGTTGCCGAACGCGTCTGGCAGGAACTCGCCAAGGGCCTGATGGAAGACCATCCGGCGCGCATGTTCATGGTTCTGCGCGACTGCGGCGCACTGGCCAGGCTGTTGCCGGAGCTTGATGCATTGTTCGGGGTGCCGCAGCGCGCCGATTACCACCCGGAAATCGATACCGGCATCCACACCATGATGGTGCTGGAACAGGCTGCCCGCCACCGTTTTCCGTTACCGGTCCGCTTTGCCGGTCTGACCCACGATCTCGGCAAGGCGACCACGCCGGCCGACATCCTGCCCCGCCACATCGGGCATGAAGCGCGCAGCGTCGATCTCAGTGAACAACTGTGTGCCCGCCTCAAGGTTCCCAACGATTGCCGCGACCTGGCGCTGCTGATGGCCAGACATCACGGCAATATTCATCGGGCTGCCGAGCTGAAACCGGCTACCATGGTTTCATTGCTGGAAAAGACCGACGCCCTGCGCCGGCCGGAACGCTTCCGGCAACTGCTCGACACCTGCCTTTGCGACTTTACCGGCCGCCTCGGCTGGGAAGATCGCCCTTACGACAGTCCCGCCCGCCTGCTTTCCGCCCTCACAGCGGTCAACCGCGTCGAAGCGGGCAAAATTGCCGCCGCCTGTGCCGACAAGTCGAGCATTCCGGAACGAATCCAGCAGGCGCGCATTGCTGCCGTCAAAGAGCAGCTAAATGACTTTCGCAATTAA